In Zygosaccharomyces rouxii strain CBS732 chromosome F complete sequence, a single window of DNA contains:
- a CDS encoding uncharacterized protein (similar to uniprot|P53120 Saccharomyces cerevisiae YGL140C Hypothetical ORF) — translation MKETMNTRAKRLQRWWLRHFPIDRVLAQKVFKCTVNSTVAFIFCLIPEVRKHLGAQPAMLPLISVMAHPGRRISGTIQAMMFCLTGLVLGLSYALFGRFLAQRCLGHNWKHLTEDEQYANHFVRYESALAVLAVFETFMLFFHGWMRSLSHHYFAMVFPLFLVVHFAFLDPLDDPISATTKAYTVPFYLGIAMSLFFNLVLFPEFGSTYLGNTTIDTMNLIHKAIDDSVNFFISIDLKESQSLYRKSPESLSKLLKSKPTIHNKVSTCSTVLHECIYEISYSYVSPTQLKPIIETFKSCSMYINGLINACQLEFTLLSRDENREGDLLQIKTDKEIAYAHFERFDRVLRKLRPSIYNLHKILSESVYLTKILLAHAYDVDLSRAKGSEIFKDSDEIVRYKNKKDLPTDFCIDERKNTLQKALLDFDREFREELLKSEIDFLRPKDEMFLLSSFLMNFKETTNFVINLLDHSKEVHTTRSAREAKGWLRGKSVWFTFLHSFQSFKIWIRGTYSKTNPINENEGLQGGISTQQNKSIGAVATRRPSVAEEDLLLQQAESDKNLRDLKETAELPLPATLSSNLESDNSYPFKKKEGTTFESLNYYFTACFIKTNRFLKRSKAHFRFGFQVAIALMLASFPMFVPKTRDWYVKFHGAWVGFVCILCVEPSVGDTFWSFFLRMLGVVIGSSWAYLSYAAGQHQSDPYLETVITAIGAAPGFYYFLGTPYVKAAIIGIISIYIVLLAAAIPSSIHDTILTAWAKRCFAVGYGGGVALIVQLIMFPSKARDELNQEIAFVCGSISELQLLYASGLEGEPLKVSLSEQKYKRMAKVSQSARAALSRADAYKGLARQEPRLKGEYTELGKVFTQVIFILRQILDRIDNAALLRKQNGSAIIEELNSVVYPYRRQIIASLCCLMRAIQEAFLNKTPLPQFLPSPRIAQRRLINMVRRALRENYSGQLSNGNPISKSSETQDNDINDEHEIMINFKRQNESEKTRHATYIHEFALKERFLTWNASTVSFEEIIEYVEELCNLTKILVGVNEFKYGFLSRPLYEDWAAEAATGFDDFIQGKRPKKQQRPPSSREPDISESVASSAASSLSGGEQDPVALQPDDSEPPLNLARIASHKAGNNTGGLPGSFRKRAFSIGFVSDQVSGPNGLSKHKTLGDTDSDIEDDEDTSDDELPLALKKILTGNKTKNE, via the coding sequence atgaaagaaaCCATGAATACACGAGCGAAGAGGTTGCAGAGGTGGTGGCTAAGGCATTTTCCCATTGATAGAGTGCTGGCTCAAAAGGTTTTCAAATGTACTGTTAATTCTACAGTGGCATTCATATTCTGTTTGATTCCCGAAGTGAGGAAACACTTAGGTGCGCAGCCTGCTATGTTACCATTGATTAGTGTTATGGCCCACCCAGGTCGTAGAATTAGTGGTACTATCCAAGCTATGATGTTTTGCTTGACTGGACTAGTCCTGGGATTATCATATGCACTATTTGGTAGGTTTTTGGCACAGAGATGTCTTGGACACAATTGGAAGCACTTAACTGAGGACGAACAATATGCCAACCATTTCGTACGGTATGAATCTGCATTAGCAGTTTTAGCGGTTTTCGAAACGTTTATGCTTTTCTTCCATGGTTGGATGAGATCGTTATCACATCACTATTTTGCCATGGTCTTTCCATTGTTTCTAGTGGTCCATTTCGCATTTCTAGATCCATTGGATGATCCTATCAGTGCTACTACAAAGGCCTATACGGTTCCATTCTATTTGGGTATTGCCATGTCACTATTTTTTAATTTGGTACTATTTCCAGAATTTGGTAGTACTTATTTAGGTAATACGACCATTGACACtatgaatttgattcataAGGCCATTGATGATTCTgtgaatttcttcatttcaATCGACCTCAAAGAAAGCCAGTCGCTGTATAGAAAATCACCAGAATCACTCTCGAAACTACTGAAATCGAAACCCACCATACATAACAAGGTGAGTACCTGCTCTACGGTTTTACACGAATGCATCTACGAGATTTCCTACTCATATGTATCTCCAACACAATTGAAACCCATCATCGAAACGTTTAAATCCTGCAGCATGTATATCAATGGATTAATTAATGCATGCCAATTGGAATTTACGCTCCTAAGTAGAGATGAGAATAGAGAGGGTGATCTTTTACAGATAAAAACTGACAAGGAGATTGCATATGCGCATTTTGAGAGGTTTGATAGAGTGCTTAGGAAACTAAGGCCATCCATCTACAATTTGCACAAAATTTTAAGTGAGTCAGTATACTTGACCAAGATATTATTAGCACATGCCTACGATGTTGATTTGAGTAGAGCCAAAGGTTCGGAAATATTTAAGGATAGTGATGAAATTGTACGGTACAAGAATAAGAAGGACTTACCCACAGATTTCTGTATTGATGAACGTAAGAACACTCTTCAGAAGGCATTATTGGACTTCGACAGGGAGTTCAGAGAGGAGTTATTGAAGTCAGAAATCGATTTCTTACGTCCTAAGGACGAAATGTTTTTACTTTCCTCCTTTTTAATGAACTTCAAAGAAACCACCAATTTCGTGATCAACCTGTTGGATCATAGCAAAGAAGTGCATACCACCAGAAGCGCCAGGGAAGCAAAAGGTTGGTTACGCGGTAAAAGTGTATGGTTTACATTTTTGCACAGtttccaatctttcaaaatttggatcaGGGGTACTTACTCAAAGACAAATCCAATAAACGAAAACGAAGGTCTCCAAGGTGGTATATCTACTCAGCAAAATAAAAGCATTGGTGCTGTAGCAACAAGAAGACCTTCTGTAGCAGAGGAAGACCTTTTGTTACAACAAGCGGAGAGTGACAAAAACCTAAGAGATCTAAAAGAAACCGCAGAGTTACCTCTACCAGCTACTTTATCCTCTAACCTGGAATCAGATAATTCTTACccttttaaaaaaaaggaGGGAACAACTTTCGAGAGCCttaattattatttcaCTGCTTGTTTCATAAAAACGAAcagatttttgaaaagatctaaaGCGCATTTcagatttggatttcaaGTTGCCATTGCATTGATGTTGGCATCTTTCCCCATGTTTGTCCCAAAGACAAGAGATTGGTATGTCAAGTTTCATGGTGCTTGGGTAGGTTTCGTTTGCATTCTTTGTGTAGAACCCTCTGTGGGGGATACCTTCTGGTCTTTTTTCTTGAGAATGCTTGGTGTGGTTATTGGATCTTCATGGGCTTATTTGTCTTATGCAGCAGGTCAGCATCAATCCGACCCTTATTTAGAAACTGTCATCACTGCCATCGGCGCAGCTCCTGGGTTCTATTACTTTTTAGGTACCCCATATGTGAAAGCCGCTATCATCGGTATTATCAGTATTTATATTGTACTGCTAGCGGCTGCGATACCGAGCTCCATACACGATACCATTCTGACAGCTTGGGCCAAAAGATGCTTTGCTGTTGGTtatggtggtggtgttgcTTTGATAGTGCAGTTGATAATGTTTCCATCCAAGGCTCGTGACGAGTtaaatcaagaaattgCCTTCGTATGTGGTAGCATATCAGAGTTACAGCTTCTATATGCTTCTGGATTGGAAGGTGAACCCTTGAAAGTAAGTTTAAGTGAGCAAAAGTACAAAAGGATGGCCAAAGTTTCCCAAAGTGCCAGAGCTGCATTATCTAGAGCTGATGCTTACAAAGGTTTAGCCCGTCAGGAACCGAGATTAAAGGGTGAGTACACAGAACTGGGAAAAGTATTTACGCAAGtcatttttattctacGACAAATCTTGGATAGAATAGATAATGCGGCGCTTTTGAGGAAACAAAACGGTTCTGCCATCATCGAGGAGTTGAATTCGGTAGTTTATCCATATAGAAGACAAATTATCGCAAGCTTGTGTTGTTTGATGAGAGCCATTCAGGAAGCTTTCCTAAACAAAACACCGTTACCTCAATTCTTACCTAGTCCTAGAATTGCTCAGCGCAGACTCATCAATATGGTTCGCAGGGCACTACGAGAAAACTACAGTGGTCAATTGTCCAACGGAAATCCCATATCAAAGTCTAGCGAAACTCAAGATAATGACATTAATGACGAACATGAAATAATgattaattttaaaaggCAAAACGAAAGTGAAAAAACTCGACATGCAACATACATTCATGAATTTGCCTTAAAGGAACGGTTTTTAACCTGGAATGCATCTACAGTCTCCTTCGAGGAAATCATAGAATATGTGGAAGAACTCTGTAATTTGACCAAAATCTTAGTGGGTGTCAACGAATTCAAATACGGATTTCTATCACGTCCCCTTTACGAAGATTGGGCAGCTGAAGCTGCCACCGGCTTCGATGACTTCATCCAAGGGAAGCGTCCTAAGAAGCAACAGCGTCCCCCTTCAAGCAGGGAACCTGATATATCAGAGAGTGTCGCATCATCGGCGGCTAGTAGTTTATCTGGCGGAGAGCAAGATCCCGTGGCATTGCAGCCGGATGACAGTGAGCCACCGCTCAATTTGGCTCGAATCGCCTCACATAAGGCTGGAAATAATACTGGAGGGCTTCCTGGTTCCTTCAGGAAAAGGGCCTTTTCCATCGGATTTGTTAGCGATCAAGTGAGTGGTCCAAATGGATTGTCGAAGCACAAAACACTTGGCGATACGGACTCTGATatagaagatgatgaagatacaTCTGATGACGAGCTACCTTtggcattgaaaaaaatccTGACTGGCAACAAAACGAAGAATGAGTAA
- the UFD1 gene encoding polyubiquitin-binding protein UFD1 (similar to uniprot|P53044 Saccharomyces cerevisiae YGR048W UFD1 Protein that interacts with Cdc48p and Npl4p involved in recognition of polyubiquitinated proteins and their presentation to the 26S proteasome for degradation involved in transporting proteins from the ER to the cytosol) translates to MFSGISSFGGGFVNIPQKFEEFFRCYPVAMMNDRIRKDDANFGGKIFLPPSALSKLTMLNVRYPMLFELTANENGKVTHGGVLEFIAEEGRAYLPQWMMETLGVQPGSLLKIGSTDLPLGQFVKIQPQSVDFLDITDPKAVLENVLRKFSTLTVDDIIEINYNDSLYRIKVLEVKPDTSSRGVCVIETDLVTDFAPPVGYVEPDYKELQKQKAEEIRRTKQDPSAHENGSMSRRINYKGMIKDHQKIQSGFVGDGQKLSGKPANKSSEPEDFSRIKISLDDEPLKLDLPEGQLFFGFPIVLPKDSEEEDTQINKFQGQGQSLRKSSKRRDKSDHESSKAKAPRSPEAIEID, encoded by the coding sequence atgTTTTCCGGAATCAGTTCCTTTGGGGGAGGATTCGTTAATATCCcacaaaaatttgaagagttCTTTAGATGTTATCCAGTTGCCATGATGAATGATAGGATAAGGAAGGATGATGCTAattttggtggtaaaattttCCTACCACCAAGTGCTTTAAGTAAATTGACGATGTTAAACGTTAGATATCCGATGCTTTTTGAATTGACGGctaatgaaaatggtaaagtGACACATGGTGGTGTTTTAGAATTTATAGCGGAGGAAGGTAGGGCCTATCTTCCTCAGTGGATGATGGAAACTTTGGGAGTCCAACCTGGatcacttttgaagatcGGTTCTACAGATTTACCACTGGGCCAATTCGTTAAGATACAACCACAATCGGTGGATTTCCTTGATATAACAGATCCCAAGGCAGTGCTAGAAAATGTGCTGCGTAAGTTCTCCACTTTGACTGTTGATGAtatcattgaaattaaCTACAACGATAGCTTATACAGAATAAAAGTTTTGGAGGTAAAACCCGACACATCATCGAGAGGTGTGTGTGTCATTGAAACTGATCTGGTCACTGATTTCGCTCCACCGGTGGGTTACGTGGAGCCAGATTATAAGGAACTCCAGAAGCAAAAGGCAGAAGAGATTAGGAGAACCAAGCAGGATCCATCTGCGCACGAAAATGGATCCATGTCAAGAAGAATCAATTATAAAGGTATGATCAAAGATCATCAGAAAATTCAATCAGGTTTCGTAGGCGATGGTCAAAAATTGAGTGGTAAGCCAGCAAATAAAAGCTCAGAACCGGAAGATTTTTCTAGGATTAAAATCTCTCTTGATGATGAGCCACTCAAATTGGATTTGCCTGAGGGACAGCTGTTCTTCGGGTTCCCCATTGTCCTACCCAAGGATtctgaagaggaagataCTCAGATAAATAAGTTTCAGGGGCAAGGTCAATCACTGAGGAAGAGTAGTAAGAGGAGAGACAAATCCGATCATGAGAGTTCTAAAGCAAAGGCACCAAGAAGTCCGGAGGCGATAGAAATAGATTGA